GTGCTCAACTGGCAGCTGACCCTGGTGGCCGTCGTGCTGATGCCCGTGCTCGTCATCGCGCAGCGGCGCGTGGGCCAGGTGCGGGCGCGCATCGCGTCCAAGACGCAGGAGTCGCTGTCGGACATGACCGCGATCACGCAGGAGACGCTCTCGGTCTCCGGGATCCTGCTCTCGAAGAGCTTCAACCGGCAGGCCGCGGAGACCGAGCGCTACGAGGCCGAGAACCGCACCCAGATCCGGCTGCAGGTCAGCCAGCAGATGAGCGGGCAGTGGTTCTTCGCGCTCGTGCAGATCTTCCTGTCGATCATCCCCGCCATCGTCTACGTGGTCGCGGGCTTCCTCATCACGGGCGGCGTCAGCGTCACGGCGGGCACCATCGTCGCCTTCACGACCGTGCAGGCGCGGCTCATGTGGCCGCTCATCGGCCTGATGCGCGTGGCGCTCGACCTCCAGACCTCCGGCGCCCTGTTCGCCCGCATCTTCGAGTACCTCGACCTCGAGCCCGCGATCCGCGACCGGCACGACGCCCGTCAGGTGGCCGCGGGCCCGTCCCTCGGCCGCGTCGCGTTCGACGACGTGCGCTTCTCCTACCCCGACACGCGGGCGGGCGAGCGGCCGACGCTCGACGGCATGTCGTTCGAGATCCAGCCGGGCCAGTTCGCGGCGTTCGTGGGGCCGTCGGGCGCGGGCAAGACCACGGTGTCGTACCTCATCCCGCGCTTCCACGACGTGACGGGCGGACGCGTGCTGTTCTCGGGCGAGGACGTGCGCGACCTCGAGCAGGAGTCGCTGCTGGAGAACATCGGCATAGTGAGCCAGGAGACGTACCTCTTCCACGCCACCATCGGCGAGAACCTCCGCTACGCGCGGCCTGGCGCCACGCAGGAGCAGATCGAGCACGCGGCGCGCGCCGCGAACATCCACCCGACCATCGAGTCGTTCCCCGACGGCTACGACACGCTCGTGGGGGAGCGCGGCTACCGGCTGTCCGGCGGCGAGAAGCAGCGCATCGCCATCGCGCGCGTGCTGCTCAAGGACCCGGCCGTGCTGATCCTCGACGAGGCCACGAGCGCGCTCGACGCGATCTCGGAGCGCGTCGTGCAGCAGGCGCTCGACACGGCGTCACGCGGCCGCACCACGATCGCGATCGCGCACCGGCTCTCGACCGTGGTGGACGCCGACGTGATCTTCGTGGTCGTCGCCGGCCGCATCGTCGAGCAGGGCACCCACGTCGAGCTGCTCGCCCGCGGTGGCGAGTACGCGCGGCTCTACAGCGACCAGCGCACCGCGGCCGCCTGACCCCGGACGCACGACCCCGGACGCACCGCCGCCCGCCGGCGACGGCGGACGGGCGGTGCGACGGAGCGGCTCAGGAGCGGGCGTCGAGCAGCTGCTGCATGTACAGGATCTCCTTGTCCTGGATCATGACCATGCCGTTGGCGAGGTCCGTGACCAGGGGATTCCGCGAGCGGTCGAGCAGGCCCTGCGCCATCTCGACGCCGCCGCGGTGGTGGGCGATCATCAGCGTCAGGAACTCCCGCTCGGCCTCCACGCCCGTGAGCGACTGCAGCTCGTCGAGGTCGGCCTGCGACGCGAGGCCGGGCATCGTCGCGCCGGGGGTCATGTCCATCGAGGAGTGGTCGGTCTTGCCGTCGAGCGTCGGCAGCGTCATCCACGTCATGCGCGGCTGCGACGGCGCCTGGTCGAGGCCCCATGACGTGAGGAACGCGTACATCTGGCCGGCCTGCTGGGCCTGCGCCTGCGCGATGTCCTGCGCGATGAGCTTGACCTCGGGGTCGTCCGTGCGGTCGATGATCATGAGCGACATCTGCACGGCCTGCTCGTGGTGCACCTGCATGTCGCGGGAGAAGCCGGCCTCCGCGCTGTTCGTGCTGGGAGTGAGGGCCGAGACGGGCGCGGTGACCCGGCCGACGAGGAGCCCGGCGACCACGAGCGCCACTGCGACGATGCCGGCGGCGAGGCCGATGCGGATCCGGCGGCCGCGGGCGCGCGTCGCCTCGCCGTGCGCGACGAGGCCCTGGAGCTCCTCCTCGCGGATGTCGTCGTCCGGGACGTGGTCGACGACCACGTCCCCGTCGTCCTGGCGGTCGGACGCGCCTGTGCCGCGGTCGGTCACGGTCAGCTGACCCGACCCTCGCCCTCGAGGGCGCCGGTGCACGCGGCGCCGGCCTCGGGGGCGTTCGGGCTCTTCCAGTACTTGGCCATGAAGTCCTTGATGCGCTGGTCGTCGATCGAGTCGACCTTCACCTGCGCGCCCCACGCGGACAGCGCGATGGGGGTGTCGAGGCCGTCGTACGGCGACATGGTGACGTAGCCGCCGAACGACTCCGCGTACT
This genomic interval from Clavibacter michiganensis contains the following:
- a CDS encoding ABC transporter ATP-binding protein, with the translated sequence MGDIAAGGGMRGGGGRRGRVSAADAEAQRRANAEAPRVENLLGRIAELFRPHRRALVLTIALVLVGAGLTVVPPLLTQQAFDRGLFPPTGGPDIPVLVELVAIMIAIWVAGAGLGVWQTYLTATVGNRVMGSMRVDLFRHLQSMELGFFTRTKTGVIQSRLQNDVGGVAAVLTNTVSSVLGNTVTVIAALVAMIVLNWQLTLVAVVLMPVLVIAQRRVGQVRARIASKTQESLSDMTAITQETLSVSGILLSKSFNRQAAETERYEAENRTQIRLQVSQQMSGQWFFALVQIFLSIIPAIVYVVAGFLITGGVSVTAGTIVAFTTVQARLMWPLIGLMRVALDLQTSGALFARIFEYLDLEPAIRDRHDARQVAAGPSLGRVAFDDVRFSYPDTRAGERPTLDGMSFEIQPGQFAAFVGPSGAGKTTVSYLIPRFHDVTGGRVLFSGEDVRDLEQESLLENIGIVSQETYLFHATIGENLRYARPGATQEQIEHAARAANIHPTIESFPDGYDTLVGERGYRLSGGEKQRIAIARVLLKDPAVLILDEATSALDAISERVVQQALDTASRGRTTIAIAHRLSTVVDADVIFVVVAGRIVEQGTHVELLARGGEYARLYSDQRTAAA
- a CDS encoding DUF305 domain-containing protein, whose translation is MTDRGTGASDRQDDGDVVVDHVPDDDIREEELQGLVAHGEATRARGRRIRIGLAAGIVAVALVVAGLLVGRVTAPVSALTPSTNSAEAGFSRDMQVHHEQAVQMSLMIIDRTDDPEVKLIAQDIAQAQAQQAGQMYAFLTSWGLDQAPSQPRMTWMTLPTLDGKTDHSSMDMTPGATMPGLASQADLDELQSLTGVEAEREFLTLMIAHHRGGVEMAQGLLDRSRNPLVTDLANGMVMIQDKEILYMQQLLDARS